In Aspergillus fumigatus Af293 chromosome 4, whole genome shotgun sequence, one genomic interval encodes:
- a CDS encoding holocytochrome c synthase CYC3, giving the protein MSSARKFLDVNSRKDTPLIHPCFKPRTNLNSALHLQYLLLCYLYCNSLSNMGWFWADPQAKPTPVAPNPLASSDASPPPGCPMHASNAPPALSSLSARSDTSSSCPVRSPDSPFYVRPKTTVTDSPQPPAPETKSALSKLNPLNYMFSSISQERAPNQTVDLPVEREPSSIPRGDADGNWEYPSPQQMYNAMLRKGYTDTPQDAVEAMVAVHNFLNEGAWAEIVGWERLFAKGLGQAWEKCRKGEQGIAREAMKQEMTGNVDPACEPRLLRFKGRPQELTPKAQILQALGWLYPAKFGTNPPFDRHDWFVLRQTPSGPKEVRYVIDYYSGPPEPTGEPVFYLDIRPALDSPTAAIERLMRWGGDVWYRASGGAVRENNNS; this is encoded by the exons ATGTCATCTGCTCGAAAGTTTTTGGATGTTAACAGTAGAAAAGATACTCCGTTGATTCATCCGTGCTTCAAACCTCGAACGAATTTGAACTCAGCGCTTCACCTTCAataccttcttctttgctATTTATACTGTAACAGTCTCTCAAATATGGGTTGGTTTTGGGCAGATCCGCAGGCAAAGCCAACGCCTGTGGCACCAAACCCTCTGGCGTCCTCCGATGCGTCCCCTCCA CCAGGATGTCCCATGCATGCTTCCAACGCTCCTCCAGCCTTGTCTTCGCTGTCTGCTCGGTCTGATACTTCCAGCTCCTGCCCTGTTCGGTCCCCAGACTCTCCGTTCTATGTGCGGCCGAAAACTACCGTGACGGactctcctcagcctcccGCTCCCGAAACCAAATCTGCTTTGTCAAAATTGAACCCTCTTAACTACATGTTCTCCTCCATTTCTCAGGAGCGAGCACCGAATCAGACGGTAGACCTGCCGGTGGAACGAGAGCCTTCCTCCATACCTAGAGGGGATGCAGACGGCAACTGGGAGTATCCTTCCCCCCAGCAAATGTACAACGCCATGCTCCGTAAAGGTTACACCGATACACCACAGGATGCTGTCGAAGCCATGGTAGCGGTCCACAATTTCCTGAATGAAGGTGCCTGGGCTGAAATAGTTGGATGGGAACGCCTCTTTGCTAAGGGCCTGGGACAAGCATGGGAGAAGTGCCGAAAGGGAGAGCAAGGCATTGCTCGAGAAGCAATGAAGCAGGAGATGACCGGAAATGTTGATCCAGCCTGTGAACCTCGACTTCTCAGGTTCAAGGGTCGTCCACAAGAGCTTACCCCCAAGGCACAGATACTTCAAGCTCTAGGGTGGCTGTATCCTGCAAAGTTTGG AACAAATCCACCTTTTGATCGTCATGATTGGTTTGTGTTGCGACAGACGCCATCTGGCCCCAAAGAAGTTCGCTACGTGATTGATTACTATTCCGGTCCCCCCGAGCCGACTGGTGAGCCAGTGTTCTATCTCGATATCAGACCAGCCTTGGACAGCCCAACGGCGGCCATTGAGCGTCTAATGAGATGGGGAGGCGACGTCTGGTACAGAGCTAGCGGCGGTGCCGTGCGAGAGAACAATAATTCATAA
- a CDS encoding ABC1 kinase family protein — translation MRTATLFGRFFWCRGGGSPQLLTRFATPFRFRSKHTPWPPSPWRSFQRKAPVGRTVLFAALTPGAFLELAEKGDGHNKTGEMQMLEISRQEIRKSVSEDAQGLMKLCEELFVFWYCYIYDPIATGFRFVHLAIVFVPVIITAPAIWFGRRLDDGKGERAGAVWWYGFLVRSMERAGPAFIKLGQWAASRTDIFPPEMCNIMSSLHSHAPAHSLHQTKKTISKAFNGLPFEEIFEEFYEEPLGVGAIAQVYRAKLKPSLAVMDDQALTLEDRSFRGKVRKNVDVLVKSSPRRVPSSYVAIKVLHPKVERVIRRDLRIMSFFASLINAIPTMHWLSLPDEVQQFGEMMKLQLDLRIEASNLVIFRQKFKSRTTAWFPYPYLEYTTREVLVEEFAQGIPLETFLDVGGGVYQQEIANEGLDAFLHMLLIDNFVHADLHPGNIMVRFYQPAELDLSLGKRSRVSDAPTAAEADVTETVLARLRPHAHNREAWHAALSQLNAEGYRPQLIFIDTGLVTQLNETNRRNFLDLFRAVAEFDGFRAGQLMVERCRQPEEVIDADIFALKMEHLVYNIKSRTFALGNVKIGDVLSEVLSMVRTHHVRLEGDFVNVVISILLLEGIGRSLDPGLDLFKSALPILRQLGSGATLLSSVRSGDTSMLRVWVGLEARGLLQASVESVEQCVKYDLLSPNI, via the exons ATGAGGACGGCCACCCTCTTTGGCCGTTTCTTTTGGTGCCGAGGTGGTGGAAGTCCGCAACTGCTAACCCGCTTTGCAACGCCATTTCGATTCCGCTCAAAACATACGCCATGGCCTCCGAGTCCGTGGAGGTCATTTCAAAGGAAGGCTCCCGTTGGAAGAACGGTATTGTTTGCTGCGCTGACGCCCGGCGCCTTCTTAGAGTTGGCGGAGAAAGGAGATGGTCATAATAAGACTGGGGAGATGCAGATGCTAGAAATTTCGCGTCAAGAGATTCGAAAAAGTGTCTCCGAGGATGCGCAAGGCTTGATGAAGCTCTGTGAAGAGCTCTTTGTGTTTTGGTACTGCTACATATACGACCCAATCGCTACTGGCTTTCGGTTCGTCCATCTGGCAATTGTTTTCGTTCCTGTCATCATTACAGCGCCTGCTATATGGTTTGGACGGCGGCTCGACGATGGAAAGGGGGAGCGGGCAGGAGCCGTTTGGTGGTATGGCTTCTTAGTAAGGTCAATGGAGCGTGCTGGCCCAGCGTTCATCAAG CTCGGACAATGGGCCGCATCACGAACCGATATCTTTCCCCCAGAAATGTGCAACATTATGTCTTCGCTGCACTCTCATGCTCCTGCGCATTCGTTGCATCAGACTAAAAAGACGATAAGCAAGGCTTTCAATGGTCTACCATTCGAGGAGATTTTTGAGGAGTTCTACGAGGAACCACTAGGAGTTGGGGCCATTGCTCAAGTATACAGAGCAAAGCTCAAGCCGAGTTTGGCTGTGATGGACGATCAGGCTCTGACACTTGAGGACAGAAGCTTCCGTGGAAAGGTAAGAAAGAATGTCGACGTGTTGGTAAAGAGTTCGCCGCGACGGGTTCCGTCCTCGTACGTGGCCATTAAAGTACTCCATCCAAAGGTTGAGCGCGTGATCCGAAGGGACTTGCGAATCATGTCTTTCTTCGCATCCTTGATTAATGCCATCCCCACAATGCACTGGTTGTCTTTGCCGGATGAGGTACAGCAGTTTGGTGAGATGATGAAACTACAACTGGATCTCAGAATTGAGGCATCCAACCTTGTGATCTTTCGCCAGAAATTCAAATCACGAACCACCGCTTGGTTTCCCTACCCATACTTGGAGTATACCACGCGTGAAGTGCTGGTCGAAGAATTCGCTCAAGGGATCCCCTTGGAGACTTTCTTGGATGTTGGAGGAGGTGTCTACCAGCAAGAGATCGCAAATGAGGGTCTGGACGCGTTCCTTCATATGCTTCTGATCGACAATTTCGTTCACGCTGATTTGCACCCGGGAAATATAATGGTTAGATTCTACCAACCAGCCGAGTTGGACTTATCCCTCGGCAAGCGCAGTCGGGTTTCAGATGCACCAACCGCCGCCGAAGCTGATGTGACTGAGACTGTACTGGCCCGGTTGAGGCCGCACGCCCATAATCGGGAGGCCTGGCACGCTGCTCTTTCCCAGCTGAATGCTGAGGGTTATCGCCCCCAGCTCATTTTCATCGACACTGGCCTAGTGACCCAGCTCAACGAGACCAACCGGAGAAACTTCCTCGATCTGTTTCGAGCGGTGGCCGAGTTTGACGGGTTCAGAGCGGGCCAATTGATGGTTGAGCGGTGCCGTCAGCCGGAAGAAGTCATTGACGCAGATATCTTCGCGCTGAAGATGGAGCACCTGGTCTACAACATTAAGTCACGGACTTTCGCATTGGGAAACGTCAAAATTGGGGATGTACTGAGCGAGGTCTTATCCATGGTTCGAACCCATCACGTTCGGCTCGAGGGCGATTTTGTCAATGTGGTCATCTCTatccttctcctcgaaggCATTGGTCGAAGTCTGGATCCAGGCTTGGATCTTTTCAAGAG TGCTCTTCCGATCTTACGGCAGCTTGGTTCCGGTGCGACTCTTCTTAGCTCCGTCCGCTCGGGCGACACCTCCATGCTTCGTGTCTGGGTCGGTCTCGAAGCGCGCGGCCTCCTCCAGGCTAGCGTTGAGAGTGTGGAGCAGTGTGTGAAATACGACCTGTTGTCTCCAAACATTTGA